Genomic DNA from Polyodon spathula isolate WHYD16114869_AA chromosome 8, ASM1765450v1, whole genome shotgun sequence:
AAAATACTGTAACTCAGGAACTCAGTTTCCATCATTGCCATTGAACCCACTGCTTTAATCGTGTAAAAGACTGTGAAATATATTAGCTAGGACCAGTAGTATCAAAATAATAAGTGACAAGCATTCAAAGGTAGACAAGCATAGAAATGCTGCATTTACATGTTCTTGGAGTGTAATTGCTGTATtgttaaattattacaattatatcTGGACTTCAAAATGAAGCCTACACATGGCATGATGTATTGGTGAAAATAATTAGGGACTTGATGCTTTCAAGCAGTACAGTTTCTTTTGGCTTAGCACACACTcctatataatttgtttttgattatgAGATGACACAGacatgtgtgctgtgtgctgactCAGAATTGCTGTCAATGATAGATTTCCCATGCTTATTGTAAGTCAACAATTGTGGTGGCATGTCAGCTAATACTGTTTTCTTTGATACAGTGCAACAACCACCCACTCTTACTCACCAGTCTCCAAAGGACTACATAGTAGACCCGAGAGAGAATATTGTTATACAGTGTGAAGCGAAAGGAAAGCCTACCCCCAGGTAAGTGTCGATGATATGACACgcgatattgtttgtttttgctcttgtgcaaTGTCtggacttttttcttttttttttttcaaaacaagaaataagcCATGGTGTTGCTTAAAGATACCGAAAAACAATGATTATTGTCTGCAATTATTTAATTCTAACTTacctaattttatttttgaattggGTCTAAACAAAATTAAGCATTGAAAAGCGTATTGCAGAGTATTAACCATATTAATACAGTgagaataattatatatttttttaatttaattgacattattatttcttttttttttttcatgcacagcTTTTCCTGGACAAGAAATGGAACACATTTTGATATAGAGAAGGATGCCAGAGTAACAATGAAGCCCAATTCAGGAACGCTAGTCATTGACATCACTGGTGGTAAAGTCGAGAATTATGAAGGGGTGTACCAGTGCACTGTAAGGAACGAACACGGAACAGCGGTTTCTAACAATATAATCATAAGACAGTCCAGTAAGTCACCACTCTTTTACAGAGTTTACAATGCAAGTCTAAACCAGCCAACTAACTTTTCATACTCATAACTTGTCTGTTTTTGTGAAATACCTTTACAAGCGTTTTGCATTAGcattttgtgtgtatgttttccATTGACCTGATTGGTTCATCTGtaattcttttcttttctcttttaaaaaaagatatatttttaatcatCAAATTCATCTATCTAGAAGGTAAATGTACAGCCTACCTGGGAAATCTGCATGAAATCTGTATACATTTTCCTATATTAATGTTTCACTCCTTTGTTCCACCCACCATTTTAAGACTTTGTGATACAACAtgtaatttgaaaatgttttattcccTGTGGTTTACCTGATTTGTTTTGTTCCCTGTTAAATGCATATGTTCTGCTGTTCTTTCAATATATCATTCAACATAGCACTTACAGGACTTAAAGGAGAATGAACCAAGATTGCTTAGGTGGTTGTTATTAGGGCTAACAGTATTACAAAGATATGTGTGATTCTTGTGTTTTATACTTCAATATGGAATATGCATGTTGTTTAAAGGCAATAAAGACAACTCAGTTGTTAAGTTCCTGGTATCAAGTCACTTCCTGTGATGTACCTTGGTTTCACACCAATGGTATAACTGCAATCCAGGTATATGGCCTTCAGAACAAGAAGTGACTAGATAACAGGTACAAGAACAAGTACAAAAATTAACCAAAAGaccttcaacacaagaaaaggaaGACCCATGATATTGCTGCTAATAAGATATGAATAAAACCTCACTTAGCAccgctttaaaaaataaacactgagtcacatttgtttttaaatacacagtgccTTGTTTACTTATCTTCACAATCACTAGGGACAAAGACTGAGGAAAATGTTGTGAAAGGCATTGAAAATATTACAGTGAATACAGAACAGGTCTGGAATTTAAACAGGTTATTGTATGAATGAATATTGACAAAAGattaattttgtttctgtttcatagGGTCCCCCTTGTGGTCTAAAGAAAGGGTTGATCCCATTTTAATCCAAGAGGGGAACTCGCTGATACTTGAGTGTAGACCCCCAGCTGGTCTCCCTCCACCCATCATATTCTGGATGGATAACTGTAAGTATAgttattgtatattataataatgttcAGGTCTCCGAAACCTCTCCCCTCAGCATCTGTGTGCTTCTGGATGCCAGCTAATTGTGTTGCGTCAGACATAACCGTGAAATATGATTGTAGACTCAATTGTTTTTGTTGATATTTCAATCACAAGCCGATTATTCACGTTTAAAAAATATCAGTTGTAAGCATTTTTTCACTAGTGTACCCTAATTACAAGACTGAAGGTAGGATAAGAGCTACTTGATTTTCAATAATGGGTATTATTGGTGGTTGAATCTATTGTTAAAGGGCACTTATGCAGGCAGAAATAGTGTTCCAGATGATACCCTATAGGCTACGTGTATATGGTTTCTATAAAACTGCTCCCAGTTTACACAGTTTTCCTGTTTAGATTTTCAGAGACTGACGCAAAGTGAGAGAGTTTCCCAAGGCCTGAATGGAGACCTATATTTCTCTAATGTAAAAACAGAAGACACTCGAAATGACTATATTTGTTATGCCAGATTTAACCACACTCAAACTATACAACAGAAACAACCAATTTCAGTGAAGGTTTTGTCCAGTAAGTACCATTTCCAACTACTTTTATCTCCACAGAAATAAACCCTATGACAAAAcatgttatgttaaaaaaaactataaaaaaaagtaaaaatttgtatttttaattgatcatCTTTGAGCACTTTTGCTTAAGCTCTTTAGTTAAATGTCTTTTACTTTTACAATGTTATATTTGTATGCATTATTAACCATGCCTGTGAAGGAGTGGAACCTGATGTAGCCTTTCCCTTCTCCAGATACCTTATGTAGGAGCAGTTTATTAGGTGGGggttctttttaatattttggaTTTTCCCTGAGTCAGCATTTTGAAGTTAGACGCACTTGTGACCCCAAACGATCCTGATTTCTGAAACCAACCTGATTTCTGCCCCACTGCTTTGCATGCTTATgattttttgttgtattacagTGGATGCAATCAATGAGACTATTGCAGCTTTTTTGAATGACACTGAATTTTATAGTGGTGAGTTTTGGTGAACCCTAGTGATAACCCAGTAGCCTAACAACAGTAGAACTAGATGACTAACCTCAACCCTACGTCCACTTTAATGCCTCTGTTCCATTATAATTGAATATGAAACCCTAATATTGTCATCTATTTCCCCCAAAAATATGGTTCATTGTCATTGAACATGGAAGGAAAGCACCGTAAGCATCATAGATctcttttctcattttcttttttggtttaaagTGACTGttgtaacatttataaacatCCATTGAACAATTCCTGTTCTATTAAAAACTGTGTCTGTTTATAGTACAACTGAGTGTCTTATGGGAATAAAGTAACTTACAGCAATTTGGACATTTCAAAACTTCTAGAAGCACCTTACTGGAAATTTAGCAGTTGGAACTTTCAGAGGTCGCTGCTCACATCTTTCATTAAGAGTGAGCATGGAACAAAGCACAGATTGGCTTGTAAAAAATGGTGGACCTGTAAGAGTTAGCAAAAGCCTGATGAAATATATTGACTTTTCTGAAGCTTTCATTAAATGTTTCAGATAGCCCAGCAGGGGAGAGACGCCCAACATTTATGATTCCAAAAGGACAAACAAGCAATAAACTGGTATTGAGAGGACACGTGCTCAAGCTGGAATGCATTGCAGAAGGGCTGTAAGTGATCACAGTTAGAATTTTCAGTTTAGCACAGTTTACATTGTAACACTGTATTAGTGTTATGTCAAGTGTGTCATTTTGATGTTGTAGTTTAAATGTGTGTGGATCTGATATCCAGTTATATAGCTTGTTTTGTTATACAGTGTTTGCAGCTTAGTAGTAATATTaagttgctgtgtttgtttttattttaaataaattaggttgaattatttttttcttttctaaaggcCAACACCAGAAATTCAATGGAGGAAAGAAAGTGGAGAACTACCAAGCAAGAGGACTTTTCATGAAAACTTCCAAAAGACACTGAAAATTATTGATGTCACAGAGGCAGATGCTGGACTCTATCGCTGTGTTGCGAAGAACAGTTTAGGCTCTATACACCACATTATAAACGTTACAATAATGGGTAagctttgcattttttaatgcatGATTTAGTTTACATTCCCCacaaaatatataactttttataactatttacttttagtaaaaaaaaaaagaaaagaaaaaagaactgtACTGTATGAGGATACAGTCTGCTCTAGTGCGTGGAAGctatcaaaaaggcaaacagctacaaagatatgctgaaagaCCTGAATCtattttgagatcagtcagctactaagAAACGGACGAGCTATGTCATATGGTACATTTATTCCttttaaatgatgacaattaTGGTTATTAAAATAACTATAGCAGAAGGATGCAGCTAAGGCTGGTGCCATGGCTCCAACAGCTGGAGTCAGACTGGAAGGCTTTTAGGACATCTCCTACTTTAACAATCCAAGGATTTCACCAGAGATTATTAGTGTAATGTGGGTTTATAGtaggaactaatccattgatctTAACAGTGCACTGTAGTATTTCTAGCCCAGTCTGAAAGGAAAGCACTAGCAACGCAATTGATCATACATAGATAACCTTTAATAGCAAGTTGCAGTAATACAGATAGAAAGTAATGCTAAATGAGTTAGTGCAAAATCCCAAGTGATTTTTTGGGATTTACATATTCTTTCTTGTGATTTGTGAGTTCATACAGTCAAGACCAATTCTGCGAGCATTCTGCAAGGTTAATAATGCTGGGAGCAACAGTTCTATCTTCTCTGAACAGATTTATCCTCTAAAAACATACCAACAGTGCATTATATTGGAAACAAACTATCTTGAGACTTTTAGATCACCCTAGCGTTGTGTGGTTTGGATAAAGAATGCTTCTTATCATGTTTACTACTTCTTGCTTGCAGCCCTTTACTATGAACAAAAGGATGTCTTCCGGGTTCTCTCGCCTCTGTAGTTTGCgctttgtatattttaaaataggtaTACATAAAGGGGCCAGCACTGACTGTCAGTTTTGTGTGATGGAGAAGTTTTAACGTATTCCTGGGAATATTCTAACCatcttttatattaaacaatataacaataGTGAAATGAATAGAGGGTACTTCATGAACGTCCATGGAGTACTGTAGTTGTCCCAAAAATGGCTGTCCTCATGAggcaaaaaacccacaaacactgtgtgaggcgtgtgagtaaaaatggattttccagacagtgatttacgtgtaaaaattaaaattttatttaatattacacggaaaaaaaagaaaaataataaagaaggatgtgagggagggagtgctggagtaatcaaaaataaaggaacggaagcctcttagtcctcttcgcgctctgcttaaatccaaaaataaaacaaaaaggaataaaaacagaaaagagccaagttagtaaggcctccgttcgtgacgcagtccaaactcccacgtacttccctccagccttttttcccccgcctctattccttaggaccaaccccgaacacagtagcacgttccctttagtatgcaaaccccgccccggtagtcagtggatcaccaatcctaaactgacaggtatccttaatttcacttgactccagtggctggaatttacatactcgtacttccgcctctcaccaaggtgccgcccctcaaaaagatgacttttgtcatggtcacaagaccttggtaagggaagtcccgagttggtttgatgccttctactgttgggaggctgaattgcagaccgaaacccctttgactcatcacacactgGTATGTGTAAGCCGAAATCTGAATATCAAGCTTCACACTTGCTTAGCAACGCAGCATCATTTGGAACAGTGAATCTTTCTAGTGTtggttttaaacaatttaaatatagattccaaaatgagatctggatctctctctctctctctctctctctctctctctctctctctctctctctctctctctctctctctctctctctctctctctctctcatctctctctctatctatctatatctctatatatatatatactcccaTCCTAATCTATACCCGTCCCCCCTCCGCCCCATccctctatatctatatatataatataatatatgtccTCCCTCTCTATATTATATAGATACAACACGTGCTTTTCTGTtgtgctgaaaaagaaaaagaaaatcaatgagGTATATTTCAACGCATGCTGTATAATtactgattttgtgtttttttgtatttcattttattattatagctaGTCCATATTGGATAACTGAACCCAAGAATCTTGTATTAGCCCCTAAAGAGACTGGCGTTCTTATCTGTCGAGCCAATGGAATTCCTGATCCTTCCATCACTTGGTTAATGAATGGTATTCCTATTGAAAGTAAGTTGAGCCTAttttagagaaaaaaagactaaacaagCTAATTCTGCAATATTTTAATTGTACATTTCTTTATCTTGTTTTAGATTCTCCTAAGGATCTCAGCAGGAAAGTAGACAGAGACTCAATAATATTCTCTGATGTACAAACAGGATCCAGTGCTGTTTATCAGTGCAATGTCTCCAATGAATTTGGGTACTTGCTGGCAAATGCATTTCTCAATGTACTTGGTAAGTTTATTAAACTTCTGTAACTAATCTGTAagttcaattatttaattgatacTGCAGCATTTTTTGTATGAATTGCATTCCTTTTTAACATCTGTTGTATGGTATATTATCAAGCAAACATAAAAGAGATAATTGTTCAAATAAAGTTTTTCATTTCTAAATCAAATTCAGCAGTCTGGCACATTTGATCCAATCTGTACCGTTGTCTAGGCATAGTTCTATGTTTTTGATAAACTCCCaatttataaatttatatttaatcaaAAACCAATAATAAACAGTCTGGGGAAAATACGGAGACAGCTGTGAATGTTTTATACCCTTAGAGTAATGATATTTACGTTTTCTGCATATGATCATTGGCGAGCGCACATTGAAGTGATATGCCattcagtttaaattaaaaattctaacttttttttatatatatatatatatatataccagctgAACCACCAAGAATCCTGACTCCAGCTAACCAGATGTATCAGGTCATTACCAACAGCCGTGCTTTGCTAGACTGTGCATCCTTTGGCTCGCCAATACCTAAAATTAATTGGTAAGATCCTTTTTGAAACTGATTTAGATTTTAAAGAACAGTATTACATTAGAATAACAGAACAGCCAAGGCTAGCCACTCGCTGTTTTAATGTGATACTAGAGTAATAACACAGTAACTCAAACATAATTGGTACCTGTCTACTTTTACTAAAGAATCAACCGATCAACAAAGACTGGGGGAATAACCAAAACATTTTGTTGATAAGTAAACACTGATTTTTCCAATGCAAGGTTCAAAGATGATCAAACAAGTATCCTGGATGGAGACCCATATGTTATACATGATAATGGCACACTGGAAATCCATGTGGCACAGAAAGACAATAATGGGAAATATACCTGTATAGCAATGAATGACTTGGGAAAAGCAGAGAACCGTGTCCAACTGGAGGTCAAAGGTAATCATTCcaaattgttattatatattttaatgaactatgtacagtaaatattcaACCCTAGCATAGATAAAGGGCTTTGTTTTAATCTGTGAGGAGTCTGAATCAATTATTTTGAAGTTCTGGAGAAATATTTCTTAACAACTCTCTTATGTTCCAGACCCAACAAGGATAATAAAACAGCCTGAATACAGAGTTGTACAATTTGCTGGAAAAGTTATTTTTGAGTGCAAGGTTAAACATGATCCAACCTTCACACCTACAATTATGTGGCTGAAGAACAATGAAGAATTACCAGACAATGAGAGGTATATTCTGGTAGatcttttaatttattaaaatgccaTATCAGTGGGTCCCCAGCACTGGTGTTGTAGTCAGGCTGTGTCTTCTGATTGTGGTTCGCATAACACTCACTCAAAGTTGCAGGTCTTGGCTGGGACCCACAGGCTGCTCTGCATAATCTTTGCACTTCCACGAGAGAGGAAAATTAGCTCATCATGCTTTGTTGACCCCTGCTGGTCAGTTACCCAACGCATTCCGGGCCTTCAGGGTTCAGTAACATCATTAGGTTTTGCAGGTAAAAATATGTAACTAGCTTAACAGTGGGACCTGAGGtgtatgtatctgtgtgtatacagtataggaacacttcacctaagggaacacccttgtggtgttatggatttttcccattgtaaattctCTTGCtcaaggaacaggaacttcacttacaagaacaccttcttggcaccaatagcgatacagtactgttttgtaaaaaagtgacttgtcatcgtgAGAGCGTcatgagggacactgattggtttattaaattaattgttttgtattctgatttccacgagtgcctctcatcgctacaaaatggcatgtaaacaaacctTAAAATGctccgctgtttctcttgctacacaaagttggaaattgtcagagttcttgaaaaaaaaactgaatcagacacaagtcgccgagcaatttgTTGTTTctcgttctggtgagttgcttcaccattctgttaaataacatgcatgtcttgtatatttctgctgcattttgtaacgtgtgtagggtTGCTgtttattaacgttaagttaaccctaagcaaCGACCATTATTTTTCCCTCTGCCATTGTGATATCCCGAAACACATCCGCCAGCTAAATTCATAAGGCATAACTAACTATAGCTCtattcagttgtgtgtgtgtttttgtgtgaaaCACATTGGCACGCAATTATTTGTCTTTTAAACTCGGTATGTTTTGATCGAGTGTAACTCAAGTTTTGTGAATAAAGTTGATCACGTTGATGTTGTGACATTGCTTTCAGAAGTACAGTAGAATTTAGATGGGCACTGTCTCGGGATAGCACTGTAGAGCTTTCCAGATAGCAAGAAAATACCATGGAAATGGAAGCATTATGTTGATAAAtcagtagttttttgtttttgtttaagatttATAGTTGGTGAAGACAGTCTGACTATTGGTGAGGTTACTGAAATCGACGAAGGCACTTACACGTGTATAGCAAACACCTCACTGGACAAGGACTCTGCCAGTGTGGAGCTAACTGTTTATGGTAAGATCATTTTAtttgtccttttttctttttctttatatgTTTTGTCTAAGAAATAATGTTTTGCAAAACTACAGATATATTACCACAGATATAAAAACCACTGGGGGTCTGCCTTAGTTATATGATCTTAACAGTGGAAGATCGCAGCTCCAACTCTGAGCAGaggttttattaaaattaaatccaATAAAATGGTGTGGGGTGGAAGGGGGCAATTAGGGGTAATCAATCCCATTAAAAAGATTCCTTTCAGTGGTCTAAtgattgctatttttttcttacctTTACTGATTTTACTCTTGTCATTTATTGAAAGTATTCTTCACATATCTGTACTAAAGTATTTATTAATGTCATTTCACTTTTAAACATACTAATGAAATACTCGTATTGGTGTTCCATGTTTAATATCTATTTGAGCCTTTAGTTGACATGGTGGTTTGCATGTCCGTGAATGTCAAGGGGGCCTTGTGGGTGTACAATGTTTctacattgttttttaatgtaaagatTGCACAGTAAATCAATGGCAAGTTTCTGTCTGAGCATATTGTACGTTCAGTTACATTGGTTATCAGTACCAATGTAGTgaaaaactaaacacatttctaGAAATATATCATTTTCCACAAATAGTTATATTGAATCCTGTACTGTGCTGATTACGTttatactagaaaaaaaaaaaaaactaatgtaatATACATAATGTTAACTTACTAAGTAATTGTAGCGCCTATCAGTACAAGTGAATTCAGGAAGTAACTTTATCCTCATCCCTCAACATTGCCTTTAATATCACTTACAGCTATATTGCACTGTTCATagatatatgtttaaaatattggaaaaacattttgtgacTGGTTACACACACTCTAATTGGAACTAATATTGGATTAGCTATTTCTGGATGTTATCAGTTAAATTAATCAGTGCAGCTGTTGTACATAACATATTGATTTTAATGGGAGACTTACGAACTGAAGTTTTAATGTCAAAGTATATCTTGCATTGGTAGTTTCAGACTACTGTATAAACCCTAGTTTATGGTTCGAATAATGTATTATTGTGCTTGTATTACTAACTACTAACACCAACTTAAACCCTACACTGCTGTCCTTTCAGCTGCTACCCCAACTCCAGCTATCATTTACGGTAAACCAACAGCAAGTGTCTGTCTGAGCATATTTCACTTTCAGTTAACTTGGGAcattttctgggtttttttttttttttttttttttttttttttttagtttgtattcaAGCATGCTGTTGTTATCGGGGAAATGTTTATTTCATCCAGTATGGCAGCATCAGCATAGCGAAACACTGTGGAAGACAATGATTCCATTCATGACATATCATGTAGTTATTCATGAAGATTATGTATTGTGCACGTCAGTTCTGAGCCATTGCTTCCACTCTTTTCTGTATGTCATTCGTACTGCTTTTTAAGAATATTTATTGTTCTGTGTTTTACATGCATGATAAAGATCTTCAAATGAAGCTTAACTGCATTTATTTGTCATCTGTAACAAAAGTATCCAACATAGTATTGTTGTCACCTATGAATTATTTTGAGATTATTTTAGTTGATTGAGCATGTCTTCATCACATCACGGTATTTTCCAAAAATAGATTGCTGCAATATTGAAAACACAGGTTATTTGTAATGTAGAAACAGTTAacatcactttgtagttttataaCTCCCTTGAATTGGGTTTTGCGTACCTGCTTTTGAAATATTAAAGACATAACTAAAggagtttaaaaaatatcactgtgatggtttacattttttttttaaaacatgcatgttgccattttgttttggctTAAATCGatgtcatttgttttttcattcatgGTTGCTATTTTTAATGGACCAGCTATTTCTCAGAATGGTTAATAGATCACTATCTCTGTGTTTACTTATTGTAGGTCAATTGGTAACATGCTTGTAGCTGGTCAAAttcaaattatataatatatatatatatatatatatatatatatatatatatatatatatatatatagatatagatatagatatagatatatagacgcacacacacacactttggaccaggacaatgtttttgttcttggttTTCAGATCGACCTGATCCGTCCACTGATTTAGAGCTGACAGATGAACGTGAAAGAAGCATTCATCTCACATGGACTCCAGGGTTTGACCACAACAGTATCATTGAAAGTAGGTGTACTTCTTTATTGAGAATACTATTAGCCTTTTGAAAGTTTACATTTTGATTGCTTCGCAACTGAAAAGGTTGTAAAAAGGTAAAAATGGCACTTTTGCATTGTTGTATTTAAGTCTTTGTTAAAGCGTTTTACAAACACCCAGCATAAAATTGTGAACATCATTTAAGAGAAAAACACTCTGGTGTATCTAACATATGAATTGAAGAAACCAGGGAGTTTGTGTGTATTGTAGTTTTAGAAACAGTGCTGTCAGATCCTGAAAGTGAGCCAGATAAAAGCAGGATATGAAaccaaaggtttttttgtttgtttgtttttttaaataaaaatataaactgaaacaGATACCAATACCGTCACCCTAAAATGCATTAAgcctattttagttttttttttttttttttttctagacaagCTCAGATGTCTGACAGAAACCATGCAGTTGACAGTTGATAGAAATACAAATGCCTGTGTATTGTGATTTTGTAGAGTACATAGTTGAGTATGAAGATGGACTTCATGAACCGGGAGTTTGGCACTATCTGACCGAGGTCCCTGGAACAAAGAGCAATGCACATCTAGAACTATCTC
This window encodes:
- the LOC121319967 gene encoding neuronal cell adhesion molecule-like isoform X6, producing the protein MLRKRCLTPAGPPLILLVCHVITALDVPLDPKILEGLQQPPTLTHQSPKDYIVDPRENIVIQCEAKGKPTPSFSWTRNGTHFDIEKDARVTMKPNSGTLVIDITGGKVENYEGVYQCTVRNEHGTAVSNNIIIRQSRSPLWSKERVDPILIQEGNSLILECRPPAGLPPPIIFWMDNYFQRLTQSERVSQGLNGDLYFSNVKTEDTRNDYICYARFNHTQTIQQKQPISVKVLSMDAINETIAAFLNDTEFYSDSPAGERRPTFMIPKGQTSNKLVLRGHVLKLECIAEGLPTPEIQWRKESGELPSKRTFHENFQKTLKIIDVTEADAGLYRCVAKNSLGSIHHIINVTIMASPYWITEPKNLVLAPKETGVLICRANGIPDPSITWLMNGIPIENSPKDLSRKVDRDSIIFSDVQTGSSAVYQCNVSNEFGYLLANAFLNVLAEPPRILTPANQMYQVITNSRALLDCASFGSPIPKINWFKDDQTSILDGDPYVIHDNGTLEIHVAQKDNNGKYTCIAMNDLGKAENRVQLEVKDPTRIIKQPEYRVVQFAGKVIFECKVKHDPTFTPTIMWLKNNEELPDNERFIVGEDSLTIGEVTEIDEGTYTCIANTSLDKDSASVELTVYAATPTPAIIYDRPDPSTDLELTDERERSIHLTWTPGFDHNSIIEKYIVEYEDGLHEPGVWHYLTEVPGTKSNAHLELSPHVLYSFRVVSMNEVGRSQPSSPSRQYQTAPAAPDENPSKVEGAGNEPDNLVITWETLTGIQSNGPGLQYKVHWKQKDVDDDWTSVTVANVSKYIVSGTQTFVPYEIKVQALNDLGIAPEPSTVVGYSGEDLPMAAPGNVRVRVENSTLAEVHWEPVSLKSVRGHQKGYKIYYWKEGSVFKQSRRHVEKKILTFSGDKTHGKLPGLDPFSLYKLNVRVFNGKGEGPPSPDEQFETPEGVPSAPAFLKILNPMLDFLTLEWGAPSHHNGLLTGYTLKYQPINSTHELGPLVKIIIPANETNWTLKNLNYSTRYKFYLHAQTSKGPGNIITEEAVTIMDEARINRPAVDADKVRPVGPVFGNINTTASEDFANISWEYWGPDMSFYIEYMVEDSKEDWKKEFVNGTQSFFVIKGLMPGTTYKVRVVAKGHSDHPVQSTEEVFKTDPAMASRQVDIATQGWFIGLMCAIALLILVLLIFCFVKRNKGGKYPVKEKEDAHPDPEIQPMKDDDGTFGEYRSLESDTEDHKPLKGSRTPSNRTVKKEDSDDSLVDYGDGGDGQFNEDGSFIGQYSGKKEKETAEGNESSEAPSPVNAMNSFV
- the LOC121319967 gene encoding neuronal cell adhesion molecule-like isoform X14, with amino-acid sequence MLRKRCLTPAGPPLILLVCHVITALDVPLDPKILEGLQQPPTLTHQSPKDYIVDPRENIVIQCEAKGKPTPSFSWTRNGTHFDIEKDARVTMKPNSGTLVIDITGGKVENYEGVYQCTVRNEHGTAVSNNIIIRQSRSPLWSKERVDPILIQEGNSLILECRPPAGLPPPIIFWMDNYFQRLTQSERVSQGLNGDLYFSNVKTEDTRNDYICYARFNHTQTIQQKQPISVKVLSMDAINETIAAFLNDTEFYSDSPAGERRPTFMIPKGQTSNKLVLRGHVLKLECIAEGLPTPEIQWRKESGELPSKRTFHENFQKTLKIIDVTEADAGLYRCVAKNSLGSIHHIINVTIMASPYWITEPKNLVLAPKETGVLICRANGIPDPSITWLMNGIPIENSPKDLSRKVDRDSIIFSDVQTGSSAVYQCNVSNEFGYLLANAFLNVLAEPPRILTPANQMYQVITNSRALLDCASFGSPIPKINWFKDDQTSILDGDPYVIHDNGTLEIHVAQKDNNGKYTCIAMNDLGKAENRVQLEVKDPTRIIKQPEYRVVQFAGKVIFECKVKHDPTFTPTIMWLKNNEELPDNERFIVGEDSLTIGEVTEIDEGTYTCIANTSLDKDSASVELTVYAATPTPAIIYDRPDPSTDLELTDERERSIHLTWTPGFDHNSIIEKYIVEYEDGLHEPGVWHYLTEVPGTKSNAHLELSPHVLYSFRVVSMNEVGRSQPSSPSRQYQTAPAAPDENPSKVEGAGNEPDNLVITWETLTGIQSNGPGLQYKVHWKQKDVDDDWTSVTVANVSKYIVSGTQTFVPYEIKVQALNDLGIAPEPSTVVGYSGEDLPMAAPGNVRVRVENSTLAEVHWEPVSLKSVRGHQKGYKIYYWKEGSVFKQSRRHVEKKILTFSGDKTHGKLPGLDPFSLYKLNVRVFNGKGEGPPSPDEQFETPEGVPSAPAFLKILNPMLDFLTLEWGAPSHHNGLLTGYTLKYQPINSTHELGPLVKIIIPANETNWTLKNLNYSTRYKFYLHAQTSKGPGNIITEEAVTIMDEAMASRQVDIATQGWFIGLMCAIALLILVLLIFCFVKRNKGGKYPVKEKEDAHPDPEIQPMKDDDGTFGEYSDTEDHKPLKGSRTPSNRTVKKEDSDDSLVDYGDGGDGQFNEDGSFIGQYSGKKEKETAEGNESSEAPSPVNAMNSFV